A stretch of the Papaver somniferum cultivar HN1 chromosome 6, ASM357369v1, whole genome shotgun sequence genome encodes the following:
- the LOC113291703 gene encoding uncharacterized protein LOC113291703, with amino-acid sequence MKKEARNGSGKNRLGLLTAGNKKGNKGNINNSVSKETRAQNVDVIEKSGTGEKDGVSAESRLLTDAEIGVTKKTAMDCSSEGMVSATPASATNSRGNMEQEQSFWMTMDDASKPEHPLV; translated from the exons ATGAAAAAGGAGGCTAGAAATGGGTCGGGTAAAAACCGGTTGGGTTTACTCACTGCTGGTAATAAGAAGGGAAATAAGGGCAATATTAATAACTCGGTCTCAAAAGAAACTAGGGCACAAAATGTTGATGTAATTGAGAAGAGTGGAACTGGGGAGAAAGATGGGGTATCTGCTGAATCTCGTTTGCTTACTGATGCTGAGATTGGGGTGACGAAGAAAACTGCAATGGACTGTTCTTCTGAGGGCATGGTTTCTGCAACACCCGCTTCTGCTACTAATTCTCGG GGAAATATGGAGCAGGAGCAATCCTTTTGGATGACAATGGACGATGCAAGCAAGCCAGAGCATCCTCTGGTCTAA
- the LOC113291705 gene encoding uncharacterized protein LOC113291705: MRGGSSSTPTASVSSNKRPPRPPPNASSDGGANSAGGASAAKDASVAGDASADGDATEAVIKVTETHSNKRKTPEDATEDDTEVSQVTEPKGKKRSDVWNHFDMDPKPSKYAKCRHCKTKIAAQGTKYGTGYHYNLLWNTQFLHMQSVFTVTNYFLSTLLGMRSLC, translated from the exons ATGCGAGGAGGATCCAGTTCAACACCTACTGCCTCTGTTTCTTCTAATAAGCGGCCACCTCGACCTCCACCTAATGCAAGTTCAGATGGAGGTGCAAATTCAGCTGGAGGTGCAAGTGCTGCTAAAGATGCTAGTGTTGCTGGAGATGCTAGTGCAGATGGAGATGCAACTGAAGCTGTCATAAAAGTGAcagaaacacatagcaataagcgTAAAACCCCTGAAGATGCAACTGAAGATGACACAGAAGTGAGTCAAGTGACAGAACCAAAGGGAAAGAAACGTTCTGATGTGTGGAACCACTTTGATATGGACCCCAAGCCTTCGAAATATGCAAAATGTCGCCACTGTAAGACAAAGATTGCAGCTCAGGGTACCAAGTATGGGACAG GTTACCATTACAACCTCCTGTGGAATACCCAATTTCTACACATGCAAAGTGTATTCACTGTAACAAACTATTTCCTGTCGACCCTTTTAGGAATGAGATCTCTATGTTGA